From one Sulfurimonas sp. HSL-3221 genomic stretch:
- a CDS encoding macro domain-containing protein gives MAYHVTIKTGNLLDAPASDFIVNPSNTVLQLGSGVSGAFARACGPALQSAMTRALKETGTLQKGDVVATGGCARFGSMLHAAVMDYNPGAAEALPRLGEIETILRNIQTALAAFAALHGKNVTLALPLMGTGVGGLDKRQVLEIYRDFFRSGVGFECEVLLYAHSEGDGALMRSVFGEELA, from the coding sequence ATGGCCTACCATGTAACCATCAAAACAGGGAACCTCCTGGACGCACCGGCATCGGACTTCATTGTCAATCCGTCCAATACCGTTTTACAGCTTGGTTCCGGGGTCTCGGGCGCCTTTGCCCGTGCCTGCGGCCCGGCCCTGCAGAGCGCCATGACCCGTGCGTTGAAGGAAACGGGAACGCTGCAGAAAGGGGATGTCGTCGCCACCGGCGGCTGCGCGCGTTTCGGCAGCATGCTTCATGCCGCCGTAATGGACTACAATCCCGGCGCGGCGGAGGCCCTGCCGCGGCTTGGGGAGATCGAGACCATCCTCCGTAACATTCAGACGGCCCTGGCCGCCTTTGCCGCGCTGCACGGCAAGAACGTCACCCTGGCGCTGCCGCTGATGGGCACGGGTGTCGGCGGGCTGGACAAGCGGCAGGTGCTGGAGATCTATCGTGATTTTTTCAGAAGTGGCGTCGGTTTTGAGTGTGAGGTGTTACTGTATGCGCACTCCGAAGGCGACGGTGCCCTCATGCGCAGCGTCTTCGGGGAGGAGCTGGCCTAG